Sequence from the Candidatus Pantoea soli genome:
CGGCGAACAGGGCCGCGGCTTTGCGGTGGTGGCCTCAGAAGTGCGCAATCTGGCCCAGCGCAGCGCCGACGCCGTGAAAGAGATCGCGGCGCTGATAGAAGAGTCGGGTCAGCGCGTGGGCAGCGGCGTACAGCTGGTGCAGGACGCAGGCAAAACCATGCAGGAGATGACGCAGGCGGTGAGTTCCGTACGCGCCATCATCGGGGAAATTGCCACGGCCTCCGACGAGCAGGCGCAGGGCATCGGTCAGGTGACCATTGCGGTCAACGAGATGGATGGTACCACGCAGCAAAACGCCGCGCTGGTGCAGCAGATGTCGGCCGCTGCCAGCTCGCTGGAAGATCAGGCCGCCCAGCTGGCGCTGACCGTCGGGCGTTTTCAGCTAAGCTGATAGCCTTCGGTCAGGTAAACCGGGTAAAGTCGTGGCCTGCGTGCCACGATTTACCTTACCCGGAGCCAGCGATGTACCGTCATGACCTGCTTGAGTATGTTCAGCAGCATTATCAGATTGCGCCGGATTTCCCGTGGAAAAAGCACAGCGACTACGCGGTGCTGCGCCACCCCCGACATCGCAAATGGTTTGCGCTGGTGTTTCCGCTCGAACCCCACAAGCTGGGGCTGCCGCCCGGGCCGCCGCTTGATGTCATCAATGTTAAAACCCGCCCTGAACTTTCCGGTTCGCTGCGCCTGCAGCCCGGCGTCTTTCCGGCTTATCATATGAATAAAGAACACTGGCTGAGCCTGACGCTGACGCAGGGGCTAGCCGATGAGGCGATTCTGGCGCTGCTGGATGAGAGCTTCCGCCTGACGTTTTAGCACTGTGCCGGGCAAACAATCACGCACGGTACAGGCCGGAAAACGCCTGGAGAGGATGCGATGGATCTGTTTATGTTTTATGTGGGTGGCAGCGCGGGCAAAGCGAATATTGAAGTGCATGACATTCAGTTTGTCGCTGCGCGCAAGCCCCGGGAAGCCTGGCCGGCGCTGCGTGAAGCCTGGTTTGGCGACGCTGATAAAATTCATATTGATGGCTATGCGCGGATCACCTGGGCGGACGGTTACCGGGTGATGCTGTCAGAGAAACCGGAAAAAAGTGACCGGCGGCTATTTTTCGTTAATGTCGGTGCTTATCATCCCGCCTCGCTGGCTGAACGCCACGCCTTTGATCTCTTCGTGGCGAAAAACGCCAGAGAGGCCAAAGCCAAAGCGCTGGCAACGCTATTGCCGGGGGCGAACCATCAGCACAAAGACAACCTGGCCGCCGTTGATGATTGCCTGCTGCTGGATAAAATCGGTGACTGGTATGTCACCCTGACGCCCCAGGCGGAGGGAGAACCGCTCCGGCCAGCGTGGCAGGGCTATCAGCCGATTGGTCTCAGACAACGTTCATAACGCGTACCGCAGAAAGCACACCATAAGGAGCCGCTATGTCACCACAAATTGGCGTGGGCGTATTAATTTTTCGCGCCGGGAAACTGCTGCTGGGGCAGCGCAGAGGCAGCCACGGTGCGGGGACCTGGTCCACCCCTGGCGGGCATCTGGAGTACGGTGAAACGCCTGACGATTGCGCGCGACGCGAAGCCGCAGAAGAGACCGGCTTGCGCATCGGCAGCCTGAAAAATGGCCCCTTTGTCAGTAATCTGTTTCCGGAAGCCGGGAAGCACTACATTACGCTGCTAATGGTGACCCACGACGCCAGCGGGGAAGCACAGCGGCTGGAGCCGGAAAAGTGCGCAGGCTGGCAGTGGTTCGCGCCAGAGGCGCTACCGGCACCGCTGTTTGCCCCGCTGCAGAGCATTATTACGCGTGATGGTCTGGCGGCGCTGCAGGCGCTGGCGCAGCCGGCAGGGCAATAATCGCCTCTATCTCTATTTTCAAATCGGGCGAAAACAGCTGTGCGATCTGCACCAGCGAACTGGCAGGCAGGTGATCGCCGTAATGCCGGAACAGCACCGCGCGCAGTGCATCGATATCGGTAAAGGAGGTGACAAACAGCGTGACTTTAACCAACTGCTGCAGCGAGGTGTTCTCCTGCGCAGCCAGCAGATGTAACTGCTGAAAGATCGCCTCCGCCTGGGCCGCCATATCCGCCTGCTGCGCCGCTGTGCCAAACGCGGTGAGCCCGGAAACATACAGCGTATCGCCATGCCGCACGGCGTGAACATAGGGCGCTTTCACCGCCCCCAGTTGCGGATAGTTTTTACGAACCAGCATACCGACTCCTGTAAGGGTAATACCGCGCCAGAGGCGCAGCCTTTACTGCGGTGCGGCGCAAAGCAATGCGCGTGAAATCACCGCGTCCGGCATCATCTGTCTGATGCCCTGTTCCAGCATATCACCCGCCTGTTGCAGCGCCTCTGCCGGCATCGCCGGTAAGCGCTCCAGCACGAACCACATCTGCGGCTGTCCGGTGCTCAGGCGGGTGCGCACGCCCTGACGCCAGTTCCAGCGGCGACAGGTCACACCGGCGTCATCCCGCCAGATCACTTCGCCGGCTTCCGGCGATTCCAGACTGACTTCGCCCGCTTTCATGGTGTCAAAAACCTCGCTGCCGCTGGCGCGCGTCAGGCGCGGCTGGCCGACGTAAGCGGCGATGTTTTCGCCCCCGACCGGCACAGCAAAACGGATGCTGACGGCATTGTAAAGATCGACAATTGGATCCATTGACGGCAGGCTGCCGTCGCGCGCGACCCGTTTACGCAGCGCTTCCGCAGAGCAGGGGGTGCGTTTGGGTTTCGCCCCAAAGCGGCAAAATACCTCTGCCCACGCCGCCAGATGCGCTTCGGCCCACGGAAAATCCTGCTGCTGCAGAGCCGCACAGGCCTGCGCCAGAGCATCCCGCCCTGTCTCCGGGTGCCGGACCGGCGCGGCCTGCACCTGCAAACTTAGCGCGCTGAAGCCGGGGGCGAGGTCGAAAATGCAGGCGTCAATTGACGGCGAAAACTGTTCCATTACATAATCCTGTATTGACCATTTCAGAGCATAATAGTGACCGATGAAGTCCAAAGTCAATAAATTGACCGAATCAGTATCTGATATTGACCGTGTAAGCCGCGCGGTTTCGCTCAGCATAAAAACGCACCGTAAACAGCAGAAACTGTCGCTGGATGAACTGTCGCGTCGCGCCGGCGTCAGTAAAGGCATGCTGGTAGAGATAGAAAAAGGCAGTGCCAATCCCAGTATTGCTATTCTCTGCAAGGTAGCTGCGGCACTGGGGCTTTCAGTGGCCGAGATCGTCAATATCAGCGACGATCCGCCGGCATACCGGATTGATCCTGCGGCTATGCCGGTGCTGTGGCAGGGCGAAAAGGGTGGCACGGCACGTCTGCTGGCTGGTACGCGCGGCCCGGATATGATTGAGCTGTGGCGCTGGGAAATGCACCCTGGTGAAAGTTTTGCCTCTGCGGGACACCCGCAGCGCACCTGGGAGTTGCTGCATGTGGAGCAGGGCGAACTGACCCTGACCATAGCGGAGCAAAGTCTACAGGTGCCGCAGGGCAGTGCCGCCGTGGCACGAACCGCAGCACCGCACGGCTATGCCAACCGCACCTCGCAGCTGCTGGTGTTTACGATGACAGTGGCAGAAATGCACAGCCACTGACGCCGCGCAGCGAAACTCAGCGTTTGGCCACCTGTTCTGTGTGCTGACGCGTTTTATCACCGGCTGCGGCCAGTTCGCGGTTAAACTGCTTCACCAGTACCGCAAAGGTCTCTTCCGCTTTAATGCGATAGAGCTGCTCAGAAGGATGGATACAATCAGGTGACATCAGCGACTGCCACGCGGGCATTTGCAGGATGCGTTGGTACTGATGCGCCAGCGGTACCGCTTCGGCTTTGGCCAGCGCATCCAGTTTTGTTACATAGGGGGCCACGTTCCATTTTTCCGCGCGACCGCAAATCGGATGCGGCTCCTGTAAAATCACCTGCTTCCCTTCTTCGCGCGCAATGGTGATTAACTGCGTCATAACCTGCGTATATTTTTCCGGGCTGACCTGATAATTCTGTTCGATATCGCGGAAATGGTAATGGCGCGCATCGTTGGTGGCAAAATTAAGCAGAATAATTTTTGCCGGTGATGTCTGCATCTCTTCGCGCCAGCTTTTATTCTTTTTATAAAAATATTTTGGATTAAGCAGGTCCATTGCCTGGGCTGAGGATGCACCTTTATTCACTACGCGAATTCCGCTGCCATATTTATCTGCCAGCCAGTTGTTAATCAGAGCAATCTCATTGTCTTTAATATAGATGGCGTGGAGTTTGCCATTTTCCCGCACCGCCATTGCGCCACGCGTACTCGAACCTCCATAGGCTTCAATAATAAATTCATTGTCCGGCTGGGTTATTTCAGCCAGGGCGCTTTGCTGCACGAGCAGGGCTGAAATCAGCGCACCGGCAATAGGGATCGGGAGTCGATACATGACAAAATTCCACCTTTTGACACTTAAGGTTACAGAGTAAACGCGGGATAAACCGTCGAAATGTCACCTTATCAGCTGCGGCGAGGGTGTAACAATCCGAAAGCATGGACGGTGACGAAGAATCAGGTTAAATCTTAAGCATAAGTTATAAAGTATTTATATAACAATAAATTATAGTGGGTTTCTCTGGTATAAACTGGCGCACACGGGCGTGTATGTCTCCAGGCTACAGCGTGATCCATAATGGTTGCTGCAGGTTATCTTCGCGCTTCGTTAACATCTGCTTACCGCTGTAATTAACGATAAGCGACACCTTACTGGCTGAATTCAGGCAGGAATATCGGCTGTAAGTCGGATACGAAGCGGCAGAAAGACCACGATTCATCAGTGTGTTAACAGCGTTTAGCCCGGCTACAGTGTCAGGCTGACTGCATGGTTACATTCTTTACACTATGGCGAAATTCCTAATAATTTCTAAACAGAATGTATACAGATTTTTCTGGTGTTACCATCTGCGCTGTCTGACCTATTCTCGGGTAACAATTCATTTCAGGGTATGCAGCGTGAAAACACATTCCTTTTTGTCCAGCCGTAATATCGGCCTGGATTTGTTACGTGCCGGCCTGATTCTGGAGGGGGTGTTATTACATGCCTCCCGAAGCCTGCCCGGCGAAAATGGCTGGTATTATGTGGCCCAGCGCGACCCCTCGGAGATATTTACGGCCTTGCTAAGTATGTTTCATACTTTCCGCATGGAAGTTTTCTTCTTTCTTTCTGGCATGTTCTCCGCACTGATTATTCTGCGGAAAGGGCAAAAGTTCTTTTCGGATAATCGTCTGAAGCGCGTATTTATTCCGCTGGTCTCCGCGTGGCTGTTTATTCCACCGCTGATGTATTTTATTGCCGGGCAAATGAACCAGACGCCTTATACCTTTGCCGGCTGGCTGAACAGCTATACCATGCTGCATCACCTGTGGTTTCTGGTTTCGCTGAGCGTAATGTCGCTGGCTATTCCGCCAGGCTTCTATCAGTGGAGCGCCCGCCAGCTGGGGAAAATGTCGCTCCCGGCCCTGATCGCCACCCTGGTGATCCTCGGCAACGCCTGTTTCGTGCTGAAGTTCATGGTAAAAGGACGCGGGGAGTTAGTTGAACTGATTCCGATCACCCTGCGCTTTCTGGTCTATTACACCGCGGGTTACGCGCTGTACATCAACCGCGAGAAGATTGCCCATTACACCCGCAGCAAGCTGATGAACGGCTGGCTGGTGGGGGCGCTGACGCTGGCCGTCTGGGCCGCCTGCTATTACGTCGCGCACAATCACATTACCGGCGTCGCCAAATATATCTCGGTGATGATGGGCAGCGTGCTGTCGGCGATGCTCTCTTACTGGCTGGTATTTACCTTTGAACGCATTCAGGTGAAAGAGAACCGTGTGCTGACAGCGATTGTCGACTCTGCGCTGATCATCTATCTGTTGCACTATCCGGTCGTCATCAGCTTCTCCTGGCTGCTGGATGTCTGGCTGCCGGATAATTTCTCGGTGCTGTATGTGCTGTTTGATTTTGCCGTCGGGATTGCGTTGAGCGGGCTGTGTTACATGCTGGTAAAACGTTCACGCCTCGCCTCGTTTATGTTTGGCCTCAAGCCAAAAGATAAAAAGCCCGCGGTACCGGTTGAAGCACGACTGTAACGCTGCGCCACGCCACTGCCCGTTTGTCGGGCAGTGTTTTTTTATCCGCCGTCTGCCGGCAGGGACGCACCCGCAAATTTGACTTATCACCCTGGTAAAGCATCGCCTTCCTGTCTACACCTAAATCGTCCTTGTTCTCTGCTTTATCGCTGCTGATCGACCTTCGCCCGATCTGGCTGCCACTGACACAGGCCGGGCTCATTTATCGCGGCCAGAGGCGCACTCTGGCACCTTAGGGAGTAAATGATGAAACAGCCGAAATTTGCGCGTTCTGCGCTTGCGCTTGCGCTGCTTGCCAGTGCGTCTTTGCCGCTTACGGCTCAGGCGTGGGAGAGTCTGACGGTGTTTGGCGATAGCCTGAGCGACGGCGGCAATGTGGGCCGCTATACCTGGGATGGCGCACAGCACCCGCTTTACGATGAAATTCTGGCCGCGCATCTCGGCCAGACGCTGCGCGCCTCTTCAGCCGGCGGCAGTAACTATGCTCAGGGCGGCGGCGTCACCGTGCCACAGCTCGATCCGCAACTGAATACGCAGGATCAGCTGGCGGGCTATCTGCAGTCTACCGGCGGCCGCGCCGATCCGAACGGGCTGTATATCCACTGGGTCGGGGCGAACGATGTGGCCGCCGCCGCGGTGGTGTCGCTACTGAGCCCACAAACGGCGCGCGGCATCGTCAGCAACAGCGCCGCTGCGGCCGTCTCACAAATCAACACGCTGTTGCAGGCCGGTGCCGGCGCGGTGATTGTGCCCAACGTTCCGCAGCTGGGTTCCACGCCTCTGCTGGTAGAGACCGTTCTGCTTACGCTGGGGCCCACCGCCACGCAGGCCGCTTTTCAGGTGCTGGACCGGGCCAGCACGCCCGACAACGCCGCGCGGCAGCAGGCGGTGCAGGCTGCCCTGACTGAAGCAGCCGCACAGGTGACCGGCAGTACGCTGGCGCGTGACGTGCTGGCGCAGCAGCTGTATCAAACCTGGCAAACACTAAGCGGGCAGGTTACGGCGCTGTCGGAGGGGTACAATCAGCAGGAGGAAGCGGGCCTGGTGGCGCTGAACGGCAATATTGTCCGCGCAGATATTGCCGGGCTGCTGAATGAAGTGATTGCCGATCCCCAACGCTATGGTCTCAGCAATACTATTGGCATGGCGTGTCCGGTCGGCACATCTGCCGCCGCCTGCCGTTCAGACCAGGCGGGCTTCTCTGACGCGCAAAACTATCTGTTTGCTGACCGCCTGCATCCCAGCCCGGCGGTACACGCGATGATCGCTGATTACATTCAGTCTATCCTCGACGCACCGGCACAGGTCGCCGCGCTGGCGTACGCGCCGTTGTCGCTGGCGCAGGATACACGTAATACGCTGGACGGGCATTTGCAACAGCAGCGGCAGCAGCCGGTCAGCGCCGGTAAAGTCAGCGTGTTTGGCGGGTATGCCGGACAACACCTCAGCTATCAGGGCAACAGCCTGCGTAACGGCGATGCGAACAGCGCGAACCTGACGCTGGGCCTCGGTTATCAAGTGACGGATAGCTGGCAGACCGGCTTGCTGCTCGCCACCAGCGATCAGCGGCAGTCGCCGTCTTCCCGCTATGATTACAAGCTGCGCGGCAATCTGCTGGCGCTGTACAGCCAGCTGGCGGTGCAGGATGGCGGCTGGATCAATGCCGATCTGCACTATGCCGATCTCGATTTCGACAGCATTGAGCGCAAAATTACTATTGGCCCGGCCACGCGCATTGAACAGGGCAGCACCGGCGGCAAGCTGCTGGGGCTGAAGGTGGCGAGCGGCTGGGATATTCCGCTGGGAACGCATCTCACCACCGGGCCGGTGGCCAGCTATGCGCTGGACTATGTACGTGCAGGGGGTTACAGCGAAAACGGCGACAGCAGCACGGCGATGCGCTTTTCCGATCAGACGCTGCATTCACAGGTCGGCGAACTGGGCTGGCGCATCGATACCCGCGACTGGCCGGTCAACCCGTGGGCGCAGGTAAGCTATAACCATCAGTTTGGTGATAGCGACAATACGCTACGCGGCGGGCTCAAATCCACCCGGACTTCGTTTGCCCGCACCGGTGGCGAAGGCGATAAAAACTGGCTGACAATGTCCGCCGGTGCCAGCGTACCGCTGGCGCAGACGGTCAGCGCCTTCGCCGGCGTCACTGCCAGCGGCGGCAACAGCGATTATCATCAGGTCAGCTGGAACCTCGGGTTAAACGCCACCTTTTAGTTCCCGTTCCCGTGCCGTCAGCAGCCCGATGCCGCTGACGGCAAAAGCGTAAACAATATCCCGCGTTTTCCCTCAGTTTATTCATTTGTGCCGCTTATTTTCCGCAAAAGTTTCACCGCCTGCAGCGATGCAGAAGGCGCCGCGCTGGACGAGAAACCGGTGGTGGCCTTTGAACAGCGCTGGGTGGGCAACCCGTCGGTGGGGTTTG
This genomic interval carries:
- a CDS encoding helix-turn-helix domain-containing protein, which gives rise to MKSKVNKLTESVSDIDRVSRAVSLSIKTHRKQQKLSLDELSRRAGVSKGMLVEIEKGSANPSIAILCKVAAALGLSVAEIVNISDDPPAYRIDPAAMPVLWQGEKGGTARLLAGTRGPDMIELWRWEMHPGESFASAGHPQRTWELLHVEQGELTLTIAEQSLQVPQGSAAVARTAAPHGYANRTSQLLVFTMTVAEMHSH
- a CDS encoding MmcQ/YjbR family DNA-binding protein, translated to MYRHDLLEYVQQHYQIAPDFPWKKHSDYAVLRHPRHRKWFALVFPLEPHKLGLPPGPPLDVINVKTRPELSGSLRLQPGVFPAYHMNKEHWLSLTLTQGLADEAILALLDESFRLTF
- a CDS encoding B3/B4 domain-containing protein, with the protein product MEQFSPSIDACIFDLAPGFSALSLQVQAAPVRHPETGRDALAQACAALQQQDFPWAEAHLAAWAEVFCRFGAKPKRTPCSAEALRKRVARDGSLPSMDPIVDLYNAVSIRFAVPVGGENIAAYVGQPRLTRASGSEVFDTMKAGEVSLESPEAGEVIWRDDAGVTCRRWNWRQGVRTRLSTGQPQMWFVLERLPAMPAEALQQAGDMLEQGIRQMMPDAVISRALLCAAPQ
- a CDS encoding nucleotide triphosphate diphosphatase NUDT15, yielding MSPQIGVGVLIFRAGKLLLGQRRGSHGAGTWSTPGGHLEYGETPDDCARREAAEETGLRIGSLKNGPFVSNLFPEAGKHYITLLMVTHDASGEAQRLEPEKCAGWQWFAPEALPAPLFAPLQSIITRDGLAALQALAQPAGQ
- a CDS encoding RidA family protein; protein product: MLVRKNYPQLGAVKAPYVHAVRHGDTLYVSGLTAFGTAAQQADMAAQAEAIFQQLHLLAAQENTSLQQLVKVTLFVTSFTDIDALRAVLFRHYGDHLPASSLVQIAQLFSPDLKIEIEAIIALPAAPAPAAPPDHHA
- a CDS encoding SGNH/GDSL hydrolase family protein, with translation MYRLPIPIAGALISALLVQQSALAEITQPDNEFIIEAYGGSSTRGAMAVRENGKLHAIYIKDNEIALINNWLADKYGSGIRVVNKGASSAQAMDLLNPKYFYKKNKSWREEMQTSPAKIILLNFATNDARHYHFRDIEQNYQVSPEKYTQVMTQLITIAREEGKQVILQEPHPICGRAEKWNVAPYVTKLDALAKAEAVPLAHQYQRILQMPAWQSLMSPDCIHPSEQLYRIKAEETFAVLVKQFNRELAAAGDKTRQHTEQVAKR
- a CDS encoding autotransporter outer membrane beta-barrel domain-containing protein, with protein sequence MKQPKFARSALALALLASASLPLTAQAWESLTVFGDSLSDGGNVGRYTWDGAQHPLYDEILAAHLGQTLRASSAGGSNYAQGGGVTVPQLDPQLNTQDQLAGYLQSTGGRADPNGLYIHWVGANDVAAAAVVSLLSPQTARGIVSNSAAAAVSQINTLLQAGAGAVIVPNVPQLGSTPLLVETVLLTLGPTATQAAFQVLDRASTPDNAARQQAVQAALTEAAAQVTGSTLARDVLAQQLYQTWQTLSGQVTALSEGYNQQEEAGLVALNGNIVRADIAGLLNEVIADPQRYGLSNTIGMACPVGTSAAACRSDQAGFSDAQNYLFADRLHPSPAVHAMIADYIQSILDAPAQVAALAYAPLSLAQDTRNTLDGHLQQQRQQPVSAGKVSVFGGYAGQHLSYQGNSLRNGDANSANLTLGLGYQVTDSWQTGLLLATSDQRQSPSSRYDYKLRGNLLALYSQLAVQDGGWINADLHYADLDFDSIERKITIGPATRIEQGSTGGKLLGLKVASGWDIPLGTHLTTGPVASYALDYVRAGGYSENGDSSTAMRFSDQTLHSQVGELGWRIDTRDWPVNPWAQVSYNHQFGDSDNTLRGGLKSTRTSFARTGGEGDKNWLTMSAGASVPLAQTVSAFAGVTASGGNSDYHQVSWNLGLNATF
- a CDS encoding DUF1543 domain-containing protein, with amino-acid sequence MDLFMFYVGGSAGKANIEVHDIQFVAARKPREAWPALREAWFGDADKIHIDGYARITWADGYRVMLSEKPEKSDRRLFFVNVGAYHPASLAERHAFDLFVAKNAREAKAKALATLLPGANHQHKDNLAAVDDCLLLDKIGDWYVTLTPQAEGEPLRPAWQGYQPIGLRQRS
- a CDS encoding acyltransferase family protein, which produces MKTHSFLSSRNIGLDLLRAGLILEGVLLHASRSLPGENGWYYVAQRDPSEIFTALLSMFHTFRMEVFFFLSGMFSALIILRKGQKFFSDNRLKRVFIPLVSAWLFIPPLMYFIAGQMNQTPYTFAGWLNSYTMLHHLWFLVSLSVMSLAIPPGFYQWSARQLGKMSLPALIATLVILGNACFVLKFMVKGRGELVELIPITLRFLVYYTAGYALYINREKIAHYTRSKLMNGWLVGALTLAVWAACYYVAHNHITGVAKYISVMMGSVLSAMLSYWLVFTFERIQVKENRVLTAIVDSALIIYLLHYPVVISFSWLLDVWLPDNFSVLYVLFDFAVGIALSGLCYMLVKRSRLASFMFGLKPKDKKPAVPVEARL